One window of Alkaliphilus metalliredigens QYMF genomic DNA carries:
- a CDS encoding HDOD domain-containing protein, whose product MEKEELFQCLESCRMLPMPSKEISEILNILNNPLELDIDDLVEKVNKVDKLNDLMIQNLNTGYFRTNKEISTIKEAIIYLGMQTVQNLLIFFITIQLFSSVSEKEAVKRSFSMKHYFKHVLGTSLASSMLASELKIGDKYKLFSYGLIHDIGIAVLDTCVPEILDDVTLKLQTGVHQIIAERSFLGG is encoded by the coding sequence TTGGAAAAAGAAGAATTATTTCAATGCTTGGAAAGTTGTAGGATGCTACCTATGCCATCAAAGGAAATAAGTGAAATTTTAAATATACTTAATAATCCCTTGGAATTAGATATTGATGACCTGGTTGAGAAAGTCAATAAAGTAGATAAACTTAATGATTTAATGATTCAAAACTTAAACACAGGATATTTTAGAACCAATAAAGAAATCTCCACAATCAAAGAAGCGATTATTTACCTTGGTATGCAAACAGTACAAAATCTTTTGATATTTTTTATTACTATTCAACTTTTTTCAAGTGTGTCAGAAAAAGAAGCCGTGAAAAGGTCATTTAGTATGAAACATTATTTTAAACATGTATTAGGAACATCCTTAGCCAGTAGTATGTTAGCATCTGAACTGAAAATTGGTGATAAATACAAACTCTTTTCGTACGGATTGATACATGATATTGGTATTGCTGTACTGGACACATGTGTTCCTGAAATACTAGATGATGTAACACTAAAGCTTCAGACGGGAGTACATCAGATCATTGCAGAAAGATCGTTTTTAGGGGGGTGA
- a CDS encoding B12-binding domain-containing radical SAM protein, which yields MRRSILLITPENNEINRFRKKQINNFIQITMPYLAAFIDESKYEITLIDEYNQRVPYDDYFSLVALTVNTSNATHCYEIARRFKEKGSKVVMGGPHATLLPDEAKEHCDYIIIGEAEETWPKFLNDFYDNTPLERYFCIDVPSLDNLPIPRRDLIGKRYFTKGAVFATRGCPYQCSYCNLKQIYFDEFRMRPIQEVIEDIRSIKSKYFVFWDDNFFGDIKYAKILMKELKKLNKKWAAQVTLERCQDEELLQLARESGCMYLFIGLESFSEESLQGVNKGMNDVVKYKQIIDLIHTYGISVQAGIIFGFDYDKKDTFKKTLEACNDLGIDGVTVSILTPLPQTPLYQQFKTEGRLLSQDWRYYNGKTTVAYQPKNMTAKELYEGYMWFRKEFYSFRSILKRMRRSRTNIIHNLIVNLGYKFSIRENDFGKINEDIKVEHY from the coding sequence ATGAGAAGATCTATTTTATTGATCACACCAGAGAATAACGAAATTAATCGCTTTAGAAAGAAACAAATCAATAATTTTATTCAAATAACCATGCCATATTTAGCGGCCTTTATCGATGAGTCAAAATATGAAATTACCTTAATAGATGAGTATAATCAGAGGGTTCCCTATGATGACTATTTTAGCCTGGTGGCATTAACAGTTAATACATCAAATGCTACCCATTGCTATGAAATTGCTAGGAGATTTAAAGAAAAGGGTTCAAAGGTTGTAATGGGGGGACCCCATGCCACACTATTACCTGATGAGGCTAAGGAGCATTGTGATTACATTATAATTGGAGAGGCTGAGGAAACATGGCCAAAATTTTTAAATGATTTTTATGATAACACCCCCTTAGAGCGTTACTTCTGCATTGATGTGCCATCTCTAGACAATTTACCTATCCCAAGAAGGGATTTAATAGGCAAGAGATATTTTACAAAGGGTGCAGTCTTTGCTACAAGGGGATGTCCTTATCAATGTAGCTATTGTAACTTAAAACAGATCTACTTTGATGAATTCAGGATGCGACCGATACAAGAGGTGATCGAAGATATAAGAAGCATTAAGAGTAAGTACTTTGTATTTTGGGATGATAACTTTTTTGGAGACATAAAGTATGCAAAAATCCTGATGAAGGAACTAAAAAAACTTAATAAAAAGTGGGCTGCCCAGGTTACTCTGGAGAGATGTCAGGATGAAGAACTACTTCAATTGGCAAGGGAGTCTGGGTGTATGTATTTATTTATTGGGTTGGAATCCTTTTCCGAGGAAAGTCTGCAGGGGGTAAATAAAGGAATGAATGATGTAGTGAAATACAAACAAATCATTGATTTAATACATACTTATGGCATATCAGTACAGGCAGGGATTATCTTTGGATTTGATTATGATAAAAAAGATACCTTTAAAAAAACACTGGAGGCTTGCAATGACTTAGGGATAGATGGTGTGACTGTAAGCATATTAACTCCTTTACCTCAAACACCTCTATACCAGCAATTTAAAACAGAAGGAAGGCTATTATCTCAAGACTGGAGGTATTACAATGGAAAAACCACGGTAGCTTATCAACCTAAAAACATGACAGCCAAGGAACTATATGAGGGTTATATGTGGTTTAGAAAGGAATTTTACTCATTTAGATCCATTTTGAAAAGAATGAGAAGGTCTAGAACAAATATAATTCATAATTTAATTGTTAATTTAGGATACAAATTTAGTATTAGGGAAAATGATTTTGGAAAAATTAATGAAGATATCAAGGTAGAACATTATTAA
- a CDS encoding LDCC motif putative metal-binding protein, with amino-acid sequence MKKWFQKLLKSIEDANKKNFGEGKMDCCDLNQDEKQKTQNKKNGGN; translated from the coding sequence ATGAAAAAGTGGTTTCAGAAATTACTGAAATCCATAGAAGATGCCAATAAGAAGAATTTTGGAGAAGGAAAAATGGATTGTTGTGATTTAAATCAAGATGAAAAACAAAAGACTCAAAACAAAAAGAATGGAGGAAATTAG
- a CDS encoding calcium-binding protein, with product MGKLEFPFEAEVNEYQEPSCFIQQGDKLKVIKVESEEDLYWIIVEVRFDRFKSYFPLCDLKALYLDDDGKVALYDYRVWFANR from the coding sequence ATAGGAAAATTGGAATTCCCGTTTGAAGCAGAAGTCAATGAATATCAAGAACCTAGTTGTTTTATCCAGCAAGGTGATAAATTAAAGGTGATAAAAGTGGAAAGTGAAGAAGATTTATACTGGATCATAGTGGAAGTTAGATTTGACAGATTTAAAAGCTATTTTCCTTTATGTGATTTAAAAGCGTTATATTTAGATGATGATGGTAAAGTAGCTTTATATGATTATAGGGTGTGGTTTGCCAATAGATAG
- a CDS encoding HDOD domain-containing protein: MTHSEVGAWLCEKWNIRADIVDIVAFHHTPFLSKTMTDELKLIHLADVISTIYYEKLLGVNINHNLNTRLMESLGVTREMMDKIGNQLPDEVEKANYHFVLDV; encoded by the coding sequence GTGACCCATTCAGAGGTAGGCGCCTGGCTTTGTGAAAAGTGGAATATACGTGCAGATATTGTTGATATTGTGGCATTTCATCATACTCCCTTTTTATCGAAGACAATGACAGATGAGTTGAAACTGATACATTTGGCAGATGTGATTAGCACAATTTACTATGAAAAGCTTTTGGGTGTAAACATTAATCATAACTTAAATACACGACTAATGGAATCATTAGGGGTAACCAGAGAGATGATGGATAAGATCGGTAATCAGTTGCCGGATGAAGTTGAGAAAGCAAATTATCACTTTGTATTAGATGTATAA
- a CDS encoding manganese catalase family protein, producing the protein MDRDLYLKSYRPVTDLHEDMAAEQKARSVYEHLINLTDAPGLKDTLRFLRERE; encoded by the coding sequence TTGGACCGGGATCTATATCTAAAATCATATAGACCAGTAACAGACCTTCATGAAGACATGGCAGCAGAGCAAAAGGCCAGATCTGTTTATGAGCATTTAATTAACTTAACAGACGCCCCAGGCTTAAAGGATACTTTAAGATTCCTAAGGGAAAGGGAGTAG
- a CDS encoding heavy metal translocating P-type ATPase translates to MTQSNNIEKAVWKIQDMSCSSCALNIEKKLKTTKGVISTNVNFAGEKAQVAFDKENINIEELTKIIEDLGYGAIVETTDKETEKVTLKVSGMTCTSCSNTVEKGLNKMDGITSANVNFAAEKVTIEYEPKKIRLIEMQKKVSELGYELNLQEEEDDGIDEDEIKIRKTAKTMKISIALSSVIMGLMIIHMFVTPIPGYLPIVALLGLPIIFGTGRHVHVGSWKALKNKSPNMDVLVTLGSLPPYLIGLMGLFFPLQSFIEMATTIMTFHLIGKYLEVRAKGRASQAIKKLLQMGAKTAKIIVDGEEIEVPTKDLQVGDIMVIRPGEKIPTDGVVVDGNSLVDESMATGESMPVKREKGHEVIGATINKQGLLKVQVTKIGKDTFLSQVVKMMEECQGSKVPIQEFADRITGYFVPAIIVITIGTFISFNIFPEFHLGIIRWGATFLPWVNPELTPLTLSFITATAVLVISCPCALGLGTPTALMVGSGMGAEKGILIRNGEAIQTFKDVKAIAFDKTGTITKGKPEVTDIVLVKGVEEKDFLYYAGTIENGSEHPLAHAIVEKAKNEKIKIGEVIDFNAIVGMGVIGNIDGEQILVGNRKLMKENKISYEAYEQELIRLEEEAKTAMLLAKGNQLLGVVAVADPIKEDSAQAIAVLESMGIKTVMITGDNKRTAAAIGKKVGISQVIAEVLPDGKVAEVVRLQEQYGTVAMVGDGINDAPALKQSNVGIAIGTGTDIAIEAADVTLVRGELSGIISSIKLSRAIFRKIKENYFWAWIYNILFIPVAMFGLLHPMIGAAAMAVSSLNVVYNSLRLKKVDIEPSFKEA, encoded by the coding sequence ATGACACAATCAAATAATATTGAAAAAGCAGTATGGAAAATCCAAGACATGTCTTGTAGTAGTTGTGCCCTTAATATAGAAAAGAAGTTAAAAACAACAAAAGGCGTCATTAGTACAAATGTGAATTTTGCTGGTGAGAAGGCACAGGTAGCGTTTGACAAAGAAAACATTAACATAGAAGAATTAACAAAAATTATAGAAGACTTAGGATATGGGGCCATAGTAGAAACCACAGACAAAGAAACCGAAAAAGTGACCTTAAAGGTGAGTGGAATGACTTGTACATCTTGTTCCAATACAGTAGAAAAAGGCTTGAATAAAATGGATGGGATTACATCAGCAAATGTAAACTTTGCCGCTGAAAAAGTAACCATTGAATATGAACCAAAAAAAATTAGACTGATAGAGATGCAGAAAAAGGTATCTGAATTAGGATATGAATTGAATCTTCAAGAAGAAGAAGATGACGGTATCGATGAAGATGAAATCAAAATCAGAAAAACTGCAAAAACCATGAAGATATCCATTGCGCTGTCAAGTGTCATCATGGGTCTCATGATTATTCATATGTTTGTGACCCCTATCCCAGGATATTTACCTATCGTAGCCCTGTTGGGACTACCGATCATATTCGGTACAGGTAGACATGTCCATGTTGGAAGCTGGAAAGCACTTAAAAATAAAAGTCCCAATATGGATGTTTTAGTGACACTGGGTTCCTTACCCCCTTATTTAATTGGTTTGATGGGCCTTTTCTTTCCATTACAATCATTTATTGAAATGGCTACAACGATTATGACTTTTCACTTAATTGGAAAATATTTAGAGGTTCGGGCAAAAGGTAGAGCTTCTCAAGCAATTAAAAAGCTGCTTCAAATGGGAGCGAAAACAGCAAAAATTATTGTTGATGGAGAAGAAATTGAAGTGCCAACGAAGGACTTACAAGTAGGGGACATCATGGTGATCCGTCCTGGAGAAAAGATTCCTACTGATGGGGTTGTGGTTGACGGTAACAGTTTAGTGGATGAGTCTATGGCCACAGGAGAGTCAATGCCTGTAAAAAGAGAAAAAGGCCATGAGGTCATTGGTGCAACCATCAATAAACAAGGATTATTGAAAGTACAAGTAACGAAAATAGGGAAAGATACCTTCCTATCTCAAGTTGTTAAAATGATGGAGGAATGCCAAGGCTCTAAAGTACCAATACAAGAATTTGCAGATCGTATCACAGGGTACTTTGTACCAGCAATCATTGTGATCACAATTGGTACCTTTATTTCCTTTAATATTTTTCCTGAGTTTCACTTAGGTATCATCAGATGGGGAGCAACCTTTTTACCATGGGTAAATCCTGAATTGACACCTCTGACACTATCCTTCATTACAGCTACTGCTGTTTTGGTTATCTCTTGCCCATGCGCATTAGGGTTGGGAACACCAACAGCATTAATGGTAGGTAGTGGAATGGGAGCAGAGAAGGGAATCTTGATTCGAAATGGTGAAGCAATACAAACATTTAAGGATGTAAAAGCCATTGCCTTTGATAAAACTGGAACCATTACAAAGGGTAAACCAGAAGTAACAGACATTGTACTTGTAAAGGGAGTAGAAGAAAAAGACTTTTTATATTACGCTGGGACCATAGAAAATGGATCTGAGCATCCCCTAGCCCATGCGATTGTAGAAAAGGCAAAAAATGAAAAAATTAAGATAGGAGAAGTAATTGATTTTAATGCAATTGTGGGTATGGGCGTAATAGGAAATATAGATGGAGAACAAATCCTTGTGGGAAATAGAAAATTAATGAAAGAAAACAAGATCTCCTATGAAGCCTATGAACAAGAATTAATTAGATTAGAAGAAGAAGCAAAAACTGCTATGCTACTTGCTAAAGGAAATCAATTATTAGGTGTTGTTGCTGTAGCAGACCCGATAAAGGAAGATTCCGCACAAGCGATAGCAGTATTAGAAAGTATGGGTATTAAGACAGTTATGATCACAGGAGATAATAAGAGAACAGCAGCTGCAATTGGTAAAAAAGTAGGAATTAGCCAAGTCATTGCAGAGGTATTACCAGATGGGAAGGTAGCAGAAGTTGTACGATTACAGGAACAATATGGTACCGTTGCTATGGTAGGAGACGGTATTAATGATGCACCTGCATTAAAACAATCCAATGTAGGAATTGCCATTGGAACAGGAACGGACATTGCCATCGAAGCTGCCGATGTGACATTAGTAAGAGGCGAGCTAAGTGGTATTATATCTTCAATCAAATTGTCTAGAGCTATCTTTAGAAAAATTAAAGAAAATTATTTCTGGGCATGGATCTATAATATATTATTTATCCCAGTAGCGATGTTTGGCTTGTTACATCCAATGATTGGAGCCGCAGCTATGGCCGTCAGTTCATTAAATGTAGTGTATAACTCATTGAGACTGAAAAAAGTGGATATTGAGCCTAGTTTTAAGGAAGCATAG
- a CDS encoding DUF2933 domain-containing protein, whose translation MNHNHGGKKHGMLMMLCCLIPLVAIVLLPRLGFELGPIGRFAPYALFLICPIMHIGMIVFMFKGKKDDGQGVTNPKEQNQ comes from the coding sequence ATGAATCATAATCATGGTGGTAAGAAACATGGGATGTTAATGATGTTATGCTGTTTGATTCCACTGGTGGCTATCGTACTGCTACCTAGATTGGGATTTGAATTAGGACCCATAGGAAGATTTGCACCCTATGCTCTATTTTTAATCTGCCCGATCATGCACATAGGAATGATAGTATTTATGTTTAAAGGAAAAAAGGATGATGGTCAGGGTGTGACAAATCCCAAGGAGCAAAACCAATAA
- a CDS encoding YVTN family beta-propeller repeat protein, whose translation MKNNGGKIKGFIILIGVIILIGGYVLFQDSSESGVVNYYAYVANTEDGTISVIDTAIDEVIEVIKVDEKISDGLAVNPVNGEIYSANYTGGILIIIDSETAEITRKVDLNRNLHGVDISPDGKYLYLTSGALEEGEEFNYIMIYDTQKQEVVKEIQSNSKSPSHISFSQDGKYAFVSNVMSNDMSILDTEKQEIIKTIPVGKVPNEGKPSMDGKMLYVASLMDHVLSVVDIEKGEEVNRIPAGRGTHGVAVAEDDQYVWTANRNSEDVTVIELSTNEVIKTIKTGDMPNHVFQVPNSNKMYVSNLESADIAVVDMETYEIIKKIDVGSKPHEIGFLAK comes from the coding sequence ATGAAAAATAACGGTGGGAAAATCAAAGGATTCATTATCCTCATAGGAGTCATCATTCTTATTGGAGGGTATGTTTTATTTCAAGATTCTAGTGAGAGTGGAGTGGTCAATTATTATGCTTATGTTGCAAATACAGAGGATGGAACGATATCTGTGATTGATACGGCCATTGATGAAGTGATTGAAGTCATTAAGGTAGATGAAAAAATCTCTGATGGATTAGCGGTGAATCCTGTCAATGGAGAAATTTATTCAGCAAATTACACTGGAGGTATTTTAATCATTATAGACAGTGAAACGGCTGAAATCACAAGAAAAGTTGATTTAAATAGAAATCTTCACGGGGTTGATATCTCTCCCGACGGCAAGTATTTATACCTTACAAGCGGCGCGTTAGAAGAAGGGGAAGAATTCAATTATATTATGATTTATGATACCCAAAAGCAAGAGGTAGTAAAGGAAATTCAATCTAATTCTAAGAGTCCTTCTCATATTAGCTTTAGCCAGGATGGTAAGTATGCCTTTGTATCTAATGTAATGTCCAATGACATGTCTATTTTAGATACTGAAAAGCAGGAAATCATAAAAACCATCCCCGTTGGGAAGGTACCAAATGAAGGAAAGCCATCCATGGATGGAAAAATGCTTTATGTTGCCAGTTTAATGGATCATGTATTATCTGTTGTAGATATAGAAAAAGGGGAGGAAGTAAATCGAATTCCTGCCGGTAGAGGGACTCATGGGGTTGCTGTAGCAGAAGATGACCAATATGTATGGACTGCAAATCGCAATTCGGAGGATGTCACAGTGATTGAATTGTCTACAAATGAAGTCATCAAAACAATAAAGACAGGTGATATGCCAAACCATGTATTCCAAGTGCCGAATTCCAACAAGATGTATGTATCAAACTTAGAATCAGCAGATATTGCTGTGGTAGATATGGAGACCTATGAAATCATTAAAAAGATAGATGTAGGAAGTAAGCCCCATGAGATTGGATTTTTAGCAAAATAA
- a CDS encoding HD-GYP domain-containing protein, producing the protein MKINLNELLLSFSLLLDIAENRPFQHSKRVAYIAMQIILKLKKTEFLSLTFQAAILHDIGMTHSILLNGREIFYKEETVSVTSHSKTGYEIVKALPIEDEIAEIIKYHHERWDGSGVEKYKEDEIPFLAQVVALADYVELNYDRRQDNLHYRNEFRSMLEKEKGVRFNPELTDVLLTLLQQEKLWLDLGVYDIHSLLLPLIPTQAIKIGIDELEQISKAFAVIIDKKSAFTHHHSEMISDRAYKMAKALGYDELKCRKMRISGYLHDVGKLIISNEILDKPEKLTNEEMMVIKKHPYYSKFILKQIKGFEEIAEWGPNHHENLLGTGYPEGLSGEMFTEEAQVMAICDIYQALIEDRIYRAGMSRERALEILSQLVDKGYYKRYILEHFIEINHV; encoded by the coding sequence GTGAAAATTAATCTGAACGAGCTTTTATTATCATTTTCATTATTATTAGACATAGCTGAGAATAGACCATTTCAACATTCCAAAAGAGTCGCTTATATCGCTATGCAAATAATTCTTAAACTAAAGAAAACAGAGTTCTTGAGTTTAACCTTTCAAGCAGCAATACTACATGATATTGGAATGACTCATTCAATTCTACTAAATGGAAGAGAAATATTTTATAAGGAAGAAACCGTCTCAGTCACTTCTCATTCTAAAACGGGATACGAAATTGTAAAAGCACTACCAATTGAAGATGAAATTGCAGAGATCATAAAATATCACCATGAAAGATGGGATGGTTCGGGAGTAGAAAAATATAAAGAGGATGAGATTCCATTTTTAGCACAAGTGGTCGCATTAGCAGATTATGTTGAGTTGAATTATGATCGAAGGCAGGATAACCTTCACTATCGAAACGAATTCAGAAGTATGTTAGAAAAAGAAAAAGGTGTAAGATTTAATCCTGAACTGACTGATGTATTATTGACGTTACTTCAGCAGGAAAAATTATGGTTAGACCTGGGAGTTTATGATATTCATTCTTTATTATTACCCTTGATACCAACTCAAGCCATTAAAATTGGTATAGATGAATTAGAACAAATCTCTAAAGCCTTCGCAGTGATTATTGATAAGAAGAGTGCATTTACTCACCACCACTCAGAAATGATCTCAGATAGAGCTTATAAAATGGCTAAGGCATTGGGCTATGATGAATTGAAGTGTAGAAAAATGAGGATTTCTGGATACTTACATGATGTTGGTAAACTCATCATTTCTAACGAGATATTAGATAAGCCAGAAAAGCTTACCAATGAAGAAATGATGGTTATAAAAAAACACCCTTATTACTCGAAGTTCATATTAAAACAAATAAAGGGGTTCGAAGAAATTGCTGAATGGGGACCTAACCACCATGAAAACCTGCTAGGAACAGGTTATCCAGAAGGTCTTTCGGGAGAAATGTTTACGGAAGAAGCTCAGGTCATGGCTATTTGTGATATCTATCAGGCATTAATTGAAGATAGGATTTATCGAGCTGGTATGTCCAGGGAAAGAGCACTAGAAATCTTAAGTCAGCTAGTAGATAAGGGTTATTATAAGAGGTATATTCTTGAACATTTCATCGAAATAAATCATGTATAA
- the tnpB gene encoding IS66 family insertion sequence element accessory protein TnpB (TnpB, as the term is used for proteins encoded by IS66 family insertion elements, is considered an accessory protein, since TnpC, encoded by a neighboring gene, is a DDE family transposase.): protein MDGLALIVQESFKLDPFSRSLFVFCNRNQDKIKILEWDHNGFWLHYKRLEKGRFKWPDGTKGKSIAIDERELRWLLDGLNIHQQSAHKEVLERVII, encoded by the coding sequence ATCGATGGCCTGGCTCTCATCGTACAGGAAAGCTTTAAACTCGATCCCTTCTCTAGGAGTCTATTTGTCTTTTGTAATCGCAATCAGGATAAAATTAAAATCCTAGAGTGGGATCACAATGGATTTTGGCTCCACTACAAGCGTCTTGAAAAAGGTCGGTTTAAGTGGCCAGATGGCACCAAGGGTAAATCAATTGCCATAGATGAACGGGAACTTAGATGGTTATTAGATGGATTAAATATTCATCAACAAAGTGCTCATAAAGAAGTCTTAGAGCGAGTAATAATATAA
- a CDS encoding class I SAM-dependent methyltransferase, which produces MDNTEKIRKKYDRVSKVYDILEQPMEVMSLKKSRVEVTKDLKGKVLEVGVGTGKNIPYYPNDISIIAIDFSDKMLAKAREKAKKLNKKVELIQMDVQNMNFADNTFDMVFTTCVFCSVPDPIEGLKEIRRVCKPDGKIIMIEHVRSEQKVLGLLMDIFNPLIVNLYGANINRNTVENVEKAGFNSVQATNLTGDIVKKIIIKNQK; this is translated from the coding sequence ATGGATAACACCGAAAAAATTAGAAAAAAATACGATAGAGTTTCGAAGGTATATGACATACTTGAACAGCCCATGGAAGTTATGTCTCTAAAAAAATCGAGGGTAGAAGTTACTAAGGATTTGAAAGGCAAGGTTTTAGAAGTTGGAGTGGGAACAGGTAAAAACATACCCTATTACCCCAATGATATAAGCATAATAGCAATTGATTTTAGTGATAAAATGCTTGCCAAAGCAAGAGAAAAAGCAAAGAAGCTTAATAAAAAGGTAGAATTAATCCAGATGGATGTGCAGAATATGAACTTTGCTGACAATACATTTGATATGGTATTTACCACTTGTGTGTTCTGCTCTGTACCTGACCCTATAGAAGGATTAAAAGAGATCAGAAGGGTATGTAAACCTGATGGAAAAATAATCATGATTGAACACGTGCGAAGTGAACAAAAGGTATTAGGGTTATTGATGGATATATTCAATCCATTAATAGTAAATCTATATGGGGCAAATATTAACAGGAACACTGTAGAAAATGTTGAGAAAGCAGGTTTTAACAGTGTTCAAGCCACGAACTTGACCGGTGATATTGTTAAAAAGATAATAATTAAGAATCAAAAATAA
- a CDS encoding manganese catalase family protein — translation MFKHDKKLLREVKVEGPNPQYAALLQEQLGGANGELKAALQYLSQSFRIKDPAIRDLFLDIGSEELSHMEMVAQTISLLNGHDLNVENVSLGEIQNQVLTGLAPDLVNASGAPFTADYVNVTGDLAADLLSNIAAEQRAKVVYEYLYRQIDDKYVRETIDFLLNREEAHNAMFREAFNRISDTGSNRDFGVTSDSKLYFDLSSPDRHFESPNPVPPSFDDPNQPTDPNQMN, via the coding sequence ATGTTTAAACATGATAAAAAATTGCTTCGAGAAGTGAAGGTGGAAGGGCCCAATCCCCAATACGCTGCACTACTTCAAGAACAACTTGGAGGGGCTAATGGAGAACTAAAAGCGGCACTACAGTATCTATCCCAAAGTTTCCGTATTAAGGATCCTGCCATTAGAGACTTATTCCTAGATATAGGGTCAGAGGAGCTAAGTCATATGGAGATGGTGGCTCAAACAATTAGTTTACTTAATGGACATGATCTAAATGTAGAAAATGTATCTTTAGGGGAGATACAAAATCAAGTGTTAACAGGACTAGCTCCCGATTTAGTTAATGCTTCAGGTGCTCCATTTACAGCTGACTATGTGAATGTAACTGGTGACTTAGCAGCAGATTTATTATCTAATATTGCAGCTGAACAAAGAGCGAAGGTAGTATATGAATATCTTTATCGTCAAATTGACGATAAGTATGTAAGGGAAACAATTGATTTTCTATTAAACAGAGAAGAAGCCCATAATGCAATGTTTAGGGAGGCCTTCAATAGAATTTCTGATACGGGCTCTAATAGAGATTTCGGAGTGACCTCTGATTCAAAACTTTATTTTGATCTATCCTCACCAGATAGACATTTTGAATCTCCAAACCCTGTTCCACCAAGCTTTGATGACCCTAATCAGCCAACCGATCCTAATCAAATGAACTAG
- a CDS encoding TIGR01906 family membrane protein, with product MKSKHIWIYSVMGVLLTIVILLTSVEIVAFNSQHYRSSFEKYNITEVTGMDMDNLEYAMADLLSYVRDEKDVLDTSAIVNGELREVFGERERMHMVDVKELFIKGRVARNLSFILLVGLSFILLIKDTKWKMRLLKTLVYTAIGNIALLGVFLLLLYMDFNKYFTYFHLIFFDNDLWILDPQKEILIQMVPEGFFYDTSVKIIGLFIGTITAIGVVAGSYIRFTKFKSS from the coding sequence ATGAAATCAAAACATATATGGATCTATAGTGTGATGGGGGTATTGCTAACCATCGTTATACTACTAACCAGTGTTGAAATTGTCGCTTTTAATTCACAACACTATAGAAGCTCGTTTGAAAAATATAATATAACAGAAGTGACTGGAATGGATATGGACAACCTAGAGTATGCGATGGCAGATTTATTGTCTTATGTAAGGGATGAAAAAGATGTACTAGATACCAGTGCAATTGTAAATGGTGAGTTAAGAGAAGTATTTGGAGAAAGAGAAAGAATGCATATGGTTGATGTGAAGGAGCTGTTTATTAAAGGAAGGGTCGCAAGGAATTTGAGTTTCATCCTTTTGGTTGGATTATCTTTTATATTATTGATTAAGGATACCAAGTGGAAGATGCGATTATTGAAAACCTTAGTCTATACGGCTATAGGCAATATTGCTTTATTAGGGGTATTCTTATTATTACTATATATGGATTTTAATAAGTATTTTACTTATTTTCATCTAATATTTTTTGATAATGACCTTTGGATATTAGATCCACAAAAAGAAATATTAATTCAAATGGTTCCCGAGGGATTTTTCTATGACACATCTGTTAAAATTATAGGGTTATTTATAGGAACGATTACTGCAATAGGTGTTGTAGCAGGGTCATATATACGATTTACAAAATTCAAATCTAGTTAA